In the bacterium genome, one interval contains:
- the speD gene encoding adenosylmethionine decarboxylase, which translates to MHKGHHLLIDCRDVPRELCLDDQRLLNAMADAATKAGATVVSQIRYKFGQDSPPGCTAVVMLDESHCSVHTYADAGLVAMDVFTCGSTDPMDVWEHLRASLDLRNATIRMVGRFETADVLEAR; encoded by the coding sequence TTGCACAAAGGGCACCATCTCCTGATCGACTGCCGCGATGTTCCGCGGGAGTTGTGCCTGGATGACCAGCGGTTGCTGAACGCCATGGCCGACGCTGCCACCAAGGCTGGCGCCACCGTCGTATCCCAGATTCGCTACAAGTTCGGCCAGGACAGCCCTCCGGGTTGTACGGCCGTCGTCATGCTCGACGAGAGTCATTGCTCGGTGCACACGTACGCCGACGCCGGCCTGGTGGCCATGGACGTCTTCACGTGCGGCAGCACCGATCCGATGGACGTGTGGGAACACCTGCGCGCCAGTCTCGATCTGCGCAACGCGACGATCCGTATGGTCGGTCGGTTCGAGACCGCCGACGTCCTGGAAGCCCGCTAA
- the speB gene encoding agmatinase, with product MHDDPGAFGGLPETPAFASARFAVLPIPYDGTSTWLKGADRGPDALLAASANMELYDIRTASEPWREGIVTMAPVTGHEAPEDMAAAVRATCAELLKAGKTVVGLGGEHSVTIGLVEAHADAHPGLQVLQFDAHGDTRDEYEGSRYNHACVMARAAERCACTRVGIRSIDAAEAKNMDPERTFFAHRFAATPDQIDAVVATLDPARPVYITIDLDVIDPAEMPSTGTPEPGGLSYEQLVRSLDAVCAKRNVVGFDVVELLPDDRNPAPDFLAARLVYQLMAFLGRK from the coding sequence CTGCATGACGACCCGGGCGCCTTCGGTGGCCTGCCCGAAACGCCGGCATTCGCGTCGGCGCGTTTCGCCGTGCTGCCCATTCCCTACGACGGCACCTCGACCTGGCTGAAGGGCGCGGACCGCGGTCCGGACGCCCTGTTGGCCGCGTCGGCGAACATGGAGCTGTACGACATCCGCACCGCCAGCGAGCCCTGGCGCGAGGGGATCGTCACCATGGCGCCGGTGACGGGTCACGAGGCCCCCGAGGACATGGCCGCCGCGGTGCGCGCCACGTGCGCCGAACTGCTGAAGGCCGGCAAGACCGTCGTCGGTCTCGGTGGCGAGCATTCGGTCACCATCGGGCTGGTCGAGGCCCACGCCGATGCGCATCCCGGCCTGCAGGTGCTGCAGTTCGACGCCCACGGCGACACCCGCGACGAGTACGAGGGCAGCCGCTACAACCACGCCTGCGTCATGGCGCGGGCGGCCGAGCGGTGCGCCTGCACGCGGGTCGGCATCCGCAGCATCGACGCGGCCGAGGCGAAGAACATGGATCCCGAGCGGACCTTCTTCGCGCACCGGTTCGCGGCCACGCCCGACCAGATCGACGCCGTCGTGGCGACCCTCGATCCGGCGCGGCCCGTCTACATCACCATCGACCTCGACGTGATCGATCCCGCCGAGATGCCCTCCACCGGGACCCCCGAGCCCGGCGGGCTGAGCTACGAACAGCTCGTCCGATCCCTCGACGCCGTCTGCGCGAAGCGGAACGTCGTGGGATTCGACGTCGTGGAGCTCCTGCCCGACGACCGCAACCCGGCGCCCGACTTCCTGGCCGCGCGCCTGGTTTATCAGTTGATGGCCTTTCTCGGCCGCAAGTAG
- a CDS encoding deoxyhypusine synthase, producing MQKSELLKDVVRHVDATAFDARPIIQAYGDMAFQARNLASAADIANRMLRDRDCGVILTLAGSLCSAGLKDAIALMIDNDMVDAVVSTGANIVDQDFFEALGFKHYQGDIHADDQVLRELAIDRIYDTYIDEDELRVCDMTIADIANSLDPRAYSSREFIKAMGKYLDDGNLKAEHSIVHSAYKKGVPIFCPAFSDCSAGFGLVHHQWNREKYLTIDSVADFRELTQIKLKIGETGILMLGGGVPKNFTQDVVVATDILGEETPMHKYAIQFTVADERDGALSGSTLREACSWGKVDTVYEQMVYGELSLAFPLLVSDLYHRGAWRERGEKRLGEML from the coding sequence GTGCAGAAGTCCGAACTGCTCAAGGACGTCGTGCGCCACGTGGACGCGACCGCGTTCGACGCCCGTCCCATCATCCAGGCCTACGGCGACATGGCCTTCCAGGCCCGCAACCTGGCCAGCGCCGCCGACATCGCCAACCGCATGCTGCGGGACCGCGACTGCGGCGTCATCCTGACCCTCGCCGGCTCCCTGTGCAGCGCCGGCCTGAAGGACGCCATCGCCCTGATGATCGACAACGACATGGTGGACGCCGTCGTCTCGACCGGCGCCAACATCGTCGACCAGGACTTCTTCGAGGCCCTCGGCTTCAAGCACTACCAGGGCGACATCCACGCCGACGACCAGGTGCTGCGCGAGCTGGCCATCGACCGCATCTACGACACCTACATCGACGAGGACGAACTGCGCGTCTGCGACATGACCATCGCCGACATCGCCAACTCCCTCGACCCGCGCGCCTACTCGTCGCGCGAGTTCATCAAGGCCATGGGCAAGTACCTGGACGACGGCAACCTGAAGGCCGAGCACTCGATCGTGCACTCCGCCTACAAGAAGGGTGTGCCCATCTTCTGCCCGGCGTTCTCCGACTGCAGCGCCGGCTTCGGCCTGGTCCACCACCAGTGGAACCGCGAGAAGTACCTGACCATCGACTCGGTGGCCGACTTCCGCGAGCTGACGCAGATCAAGCTGAAGATCGGCGAGACGGGCATCCTGATGCTGGGCGGCGGCGTGCCGAAGAACTTCACCCAGGACGTGGTCGTGGCCACCGACATCCTGGGCGAGGAGACCCCCATGCACAAGTACGCCATCCAGTTCACCGTGGCCGACGAGCGCGACGGCGCCCTGAGCGGCTCGACCCTGCGCGAGGCCTGCTCCTGGGGCAAGGTCGACACGGTGTACGAGCAGATGGTGTACGGCGAGCTCAGCCTGGCCTTCCCGCTGCTGGTCAGCGACCTGTACCACCGCGGCGCCTGGCGCGAGCGGGGGGAGAAGCGGCTGGGGGAGATGCTCTAG
- a CDS encoding DUF805 domain-containing protein — MNWYIQAWKKWNDFSGRARRTEFWMFILVNFFVSFGLAMLETAFGSFGLISWIYSLIYLVPLLAVTVRRLHDTGKPGLWVIGMFVPLVNLVVLYFCVLDSVPGSNEYGPSPK; from the coding sequence ATGAACTGGTACATTCAAGCCTGGAAGAAGTGGAACGATTTCAGCGGGCGCGCCCGCCGCACGGAATTCTGGATGTTCATCCTGGTGAACTTCTTCGTCTCGTTCGGACTGGCCATGCTGGAGACGGCCTTCGGCTCGTTCGGCCTGATCAGCTGGATCTATTCGCTGATCTACCTGGTGCCGCTGCTCGCGGTCACCGTGCGCCGCCTGCACGACACGGGCAAGCCCGGCCTGTGGGTCATCGGCATGTTCGTGCCGCTGGTGAACCTGGTGGTGCTGTACTTCTGCGTGCTCGACAGCGTGCCGGGCAGCAACGAGTACGGACCGAGTCCGAAGTAG
- a CDS encoding DUF309 domain-containing protein yields the protein MMGDPEIVRPTKRYTERPFPGYRHVPGFTPHPIRDPKGHSFGLPDPKLPDLNTADWRCCEHYLFGIDLFNAGYWWESHEVLEGLWHSSGIGTPAAHALQAVIQCAAAHLKASIDCPRGAMRLHEHSLRHARWSGHFTLGVDHEKLVVDTRSFLTVDSAAPALIALEF from the coding sequence ATGATGGGCGACCCTGAAATCGTCAGGCCGACAAAAAGATACACCGAACGGCCCTTTCCCGGCTACCGCCATGTCCCGGGATTCACGCCGCATCCCATCCGGGACCCGAAGGGCCACTCGTTCGGCCTGCCCGACCCGAAGCTGCCCGACCTGAACACGGCGGACTGGCGCTGCTGCGAGCACTACCTCTTCGGCATCGACCTCTTCAACGCCGGCTACTGGTGGGAGAGCCACGAGGTGCTCGAGGGGCTGTGGCACTCGTCGGGCATCGGGACGCCCGCCGCCCACGCCCTGCAGGCCGTCATCCAGTGCGCGGCCGCCCACCTGAAGGCGTCGATCGACTGCCCCCGCGGCGCCATGCGCCTCCACGAGCACTCGCTGAGGCATGCCAGGTGGTCGGGCCACTTCACCCTCGGGGTCGACCACGAGAAGCTGGTGGTGGACACGCGGTCCTTCCTCACCGTGGACAGCGCGGCGCCGGCCCTCATCGCCCTCGAGTTTTGA
- a CDS encoding glycerophosphodiester phosphodiesterase produces MIELFDRVYNCAHRGASGHAPENTLAALELAVRLGADMAEIDVQQTADGQLVVFHDDTLERTSSGRGPLAERTLAELRALDAGTWYGERFAGQRIPTLVEAVSLARGRLALNIELKADGNVNGLLDRLRAVVRDEDFAESCVVTSFDHALVDELAASAPDFAVGYICGEEGLCDGVFRANVDLLSLEKRLVGPAEIEFAVAAGHAVHAWTVNDAAAMKSLLDLGVGGVITNYPDRFPTSRTGPAG; encoded by the coding sequence ATGATAGAGTTATTCGACCGCGTGTACAACTGCGCCCATCGCGGCGCTTCCGGACACGCCCCCGAGAACACCCTCGCCGCCCTCGAGCTCGCCGTCCGCCTGGGCGCGGACATGGCCGAGATCGACGTGCAGCAGACCGCCGACGGGCAGCTCGTGGTCTTCCACGACGACACCCTCGAGCGGACGAGCAGCGGCCGGGGGCCCCTGGCCGAACGGACGCTGGCCGAACTGCGGGCCCTCGACGCGGGGACCTGGTACGGCGAGCGCTTCGCGGGCCAGCGCATCCCGACGCTGGTCGAGGCCGTCTCCCTGGCGCGCGGGCGCCTGGCCCTGAACATCGAGCTGAAGGCCGACGGCAACGTCAACGGCCTGCTCGACCGCCTGCGGGCCGTCGTGCGCGACGAGGACTTCGCCGAGTCCTGCGTCGTCACCAGCTTCGACCACGCGCTCGTCGACGAGTTGGCGGCGTCGGCCCCGGACTTCGCCGTGGGCTACATCTGCGGCGAGGAGGGCCTCTGCGACGGGGTCTTCCGCGCGAACGTCGACCTGCTCAGCCTCGAGAAGAGGCTGGTCGGGCCGGCCGAGATCGAGTTCGCCGTGGCCGCGGGCCACGCCGTCCACGCCTGGACGGTGAACGACGCGGCCGCCATGAAGTCGCTGCTCGACCTCGGGGTCGGTGGCGTGATCACCAACTATCCCGACCGCTTCCCGACGTCGCGCACCGGCCCCGCCGGTTGA